The Agrococcus sp. ProA11 genomic sequence AGCGCCGGTAGGCTGGCAGGCGTGCCTCGTACCGCTGTCTCCCCGCTGATCGCCCGCTCCTGGCTGCTCGTGCCCGCCTCCAAGCCGGAGTTGTTCGAGATCGCGCAGGAGAGCGACGCCGACGCGATCATCATCGACATCGAGGACGCGGTCGCGGCCAAGGACAAGGTGCAGGCGCGGGCGGACACCGTCGCGTGGCTCTCCAGCGGGCATCGGGCCTGGGTGCGCATCAACGACGCCGCGAGCGAGTTCTGGAGCACCGACCTGGCCGACCTGAAGGATGCGCCCGGCCTCGAGGGCGTGATGCTCGCGAAGACCGAGTCGGCCAGCCACGTGGACGACACCGCCGACCGGCTCCCTGAGGGCATGCCGATCCTGGCGCTGGTGGAGACCGCTCGCGGCGTGTTGCACGTCGAGCGGATCGCATCCGCGCCCGCCACCTTCCGGCTCGCGTTCGGCACCGGCGACTTCAAGCGCGACACCGCGACCGGCGACGACCCGATCGCGCTGGCCTATGCACGCTCGCAGCTCGTGATCGCGTCGCGGGCAGCACGGCTGCCGGCGCCGATCGATGGCCCCACCCTGTCGGCGGAGGCGCTGGTCGAGGGCACGCGCCTGTCGAAGGAGATGGGCATGTCGGGCAAGCTGTGCCTCACGCACACGCAGGCGGCGACCATCAACGCCGGGCTGGCGCCGAGTGAGGAAGAGGTCGCGTGGGCACACGCCTTCGTGCGCGCGTTCGAGGAGTCGGGCGGCAAGATCACCGACGGCAGCGACCTCCCGCGCCTGGCGCGCGCCCAGAAGATCCAGACCCAGGCCCGCGACTTCGGCATCGAGGCCGATGAGGCCACGCTGGAGAGCCTGAACTACTGACGGACGCGATGATGGCGGGGCGCCGGAGCGCCCCGCCATCATTGTGAAGGATCAGTGGTTGAACGTGTCCTTGACGTCGTTGCCGGCGTCCTTGACGTGCTCGCCCGCCTGATTCGCATTGGCGACGGCCTGGTCCGTGTGGCCCTGCGCCTCCATGCTCTCGTTGTCGGTCGCGTCGCCGAGGCCTTCCTTGGCCTTGCCGACGCCTTCCTTGGCTGCGTTCGAGATCTTGTCATCGAGACCCATACGAACCTCCTTGATCGTTGGGAGCGATTGCTCCGCGATCCAACCTAGGAGGGCAGCCTGGGAACCGCCTCAATCCTCCGCGTCGCGCGATCGCTGCCGGCCGCCGGCGTCGACGACCGGGATCGGCGAGGTAGTGACGGGCGGTGCGTAGGAGCCCGGCCCGGAGCCATCGGCCTCGAGCTGCGCCGTGCGAGCGCGCTCGTCGAGCGCCTCCTCCATCGCCGACTTCTGTCGCAGCGGCGGCGCCTTGAAGAAGATCGCGAGCAGGAACGCGGCGGCCACGACCGCGAGCCCGACCCAGAACGGCCCTGTGGTGGCGTTGCTGAAGCCGTCCAGGAACGGTGCGGCGAGACGCGGGTCGGCGGTGTTCAGGAATGAGGAGTCGTTGTCGAGCGCGCTGCCGAGCTGCTCAGGCTGCTGCAGCACGTCGAGGATGCGCGCGTTGCCGGGGTCTGCGAGCACGTCGGGCTCCTGCGCCGCCTGCGCCAGCTGGGCGCGCAGGTCGGGGCGGGCGAACGCCTCTGCGAGCGCGTCCGGCAGCCGTGTGTAGAGCAGCGAGAAGGCGACGGCGACGCCGGTGGTGCCACCCAGCTGTCGGAAGAACGTCGAGGCGCTCGTCGCGACTCCCATGTCCTTCGGGCGCACCGCGTTCTGCGACGCGATCGTCAGCGTCTGCAGCAGCTGGCCGAGCCCGAGCCCGATGAAGAGCTGAGCCAGCAGCAGCATCCACAGCGGGCTGTTGAACTGCAGCGTCACGAGCACGCCGTACCCGACGGCCATGACGCCGAGGCCCACGACCGGGAACAGCCGGTAGCGACCGGTGCGCCCGATGATCTGTCCGGAGGCGATGGAGGCGATCATGAGGCCGAGGATCATCGGCAGGGTCGCGAAGCCGGCCTCGGTGGGATTCATGCCGTGCACGATCTGCAGCACGAACGGGATCATCATCATCGCGGCGAACATCGCGAAGCCGGTGAAGACGCCCAGCAGCGTGGCCATCGAGAACGTGCTGTTGCGGAACAGGTGGAGCGGGATGAGCGCGGTGTCGCCCATGCGGGTCTCGACCACGACGAACAGGACGATGCCGATCGCGCCGATGAGGTAGCAGGCGATCGCGGCCGTGGACGCCCAGCCCCATTCGCGACCCTGCTCTGCCACCAGCAGCAGCGGCACGACGCCCATCACGAGCAGTGCGGCGCCCCACCAGTCGATCTTGACCCGCTCGTGGTGGGCAGGCAGGTGGAGGTAGCGGAAGACCATCCAGAGTGCGGCAATGCCGATCGGCAGGTTGAACAGGAAGACCCAGCGCCAGCCCTCCAGGAAGAGGATCTCCTCGGTGCCGGCCAGCACGCCGCCGATGAGCGGGCCGAGGATGGACGAGACGCCGAAGACGGCGAGGAAGTAGCCCTGGTACTTGGCGCGCTCGCGGGGATTGAGCACGTCGGCCATGATCGTCAGCGGCAGGGACATGAGGCCGCCGGCGCCCAGGCCCTGCAGCGCGCGGAAGGCCGCGAGCTGCACCATGTCCTGCGCGAACGACGAGGCGATCGATCCGACCAGGAACAGCGCGATGGCGACCAGGAAGAGCGGCCGTCGGCCGAAGATGTCGCTCAGCTTGCCGTAGATGGGTGTGACGATGGTCGACACGATGAGGAACGCGGTCACCACCCACACCTGCAGCTCGAGCCCCTGGAGGTCGTCTGCGATGGTGCGCATCGACGTGCCGACCACCGTCTGCGAGATCGACGAGAGGAACATCGCGATCATGAGGCCGATGAGCACGAGGGTGATCTGGCGCTGGGTCATCAAGGGGGTAGGCGCCGCGGCGGCGTCACCCGAGCGCGTGTCGCGCTGAGGCATGGGAGGTCCTGTTCTGACGAAGTCGTTAGCCCGACGAACGGTCTAGGGCGCAAACAGTATCCCACGCTCCCGGCCCGGCGCGCGCATCGTGCGACCATGGAGCCGTGCGGAAGGTGCTGACGATGGTGCTCGCGGCGCTCCTGGTGAGCGGCTGCGGCCAGGCCGAGACCCCGGGTGCGACAGTCGACGCGTCCGAGTCCCCGACCGCGTCCGCTCGGGCGGCCGAGCCGGCGTCGGCGGCACCGAGCCCGACGCCCGCAGCGACCGCCGAGCCCACGCCCGAGCCGACAGCGCGGTGGGACGTCGACTCGGCAGCCAGCCTGCAGGTCATCGTGAACAAGCTGCGGCCTATGGACCCGGCCGACTTCGCGCCCCAGCTCGTGCCGGTGTCGACCGAGAACGAGGACGGCGCAGAAGTCGTGCGACCCGAGCTCGATGCCGCCCTGACCGAGATGGATGCCGCCATGCGCGCAGCGATCGGCGAGGGCACCTTCGTCACCTCGTCCTACCGCTCCTACGGGTTGCAGGCGCAGTACTACCAGAACGCGATCGACCGCTACGGGCAGCAGGCGGCAGACACGACGAGCGCGCGCCCGGGTCACTCCGAGCACCAGACCGGACTCGCGATCGACCTGCAGTCGACCTCGCGCGAGTGCCGCCTCGACCACTGCTTCGGCGAGACCGAGGCGGGGCGCTGGATCGCGCAGCACGCGTGGGAGTTCGGGTTCGTGCTGCGGTATCCACCGGGGGCGGATGCGGTGACCGGCTACGCCTGGGAGCCATGGCACCTGCGCTTCGTCGGCACCGACGTGACGACCGCGATGCACGAGCACGGCACGGTCACGCTCGAGGAGTTCTTCGGGCTGGCGCCCGCGCCGGAGTACGCCTCGTGAGCCGCGACCGCATCCCTCGCCTGCGTGCGGCGGCGATCGCGGCGGCGGCTCTCGTCGCGATCGCCGGCTGCACCGGCCCCGCAGCGGAGCCGGTGCCATCGACCGAGCCCGGAGCATCCGCGCCGGCCGAGCCTTCCGTGCCTGCGTCATCCACGCCCGCGCCGCCCGAGCCGACGCCGTCGAGCGACGAGACGGTCGTTGAGGTGTCCGCACTCGGCGACATGCTCCCGCACCAGACGATCCTCGACGGCGCGCAGACCGCCGAGGGCTGGGACTTCACGCGCTACTTCGACGACATCACGCCGGTGCTCGCCTCATCCGGCATGGTGGCGTGCAACCTCGAGGCGCCGGTCGCCGGCGACGAGCTGGGCGTCAGCGCCTACCCGGCGTTCAACGCGCCGGCGGCGTTCGCCGCCGACCTCGCGGCATCCGGATGCACCGCCTTCAGCACCGCGAACAATCACGCGCTCGACGCCGGCATGCGCGGGCTGGAGATCACCGCCGACGTGCTCGACGCGCTGCCGGTGACCTGGCACGGCACCGCGCGCTCGGCTGCGGAGCAGCTGCAGCCGGCGATCACGGAGGTCGACGGCATCCGCATCGCGTTCGTCTCGGCGACGGCGCTGACGAACGTCGCCGGCCCCGCGACGAGCCTCACGATGCTGTCGGATCGCGCGGTCGTCGAGCAGCTGATGGCGACGGCGACCGCGGAGGCAGACGTCGTGATCGTCGCTGCGCACTGGGGGGTCGAGTACGCGCCGACGGTGCACGCGTCGCAGCGCTCGACGGCCGAGTGGCTGTCGTCGCTCGGCGCCGACGTCATCCTGGGCGCGCACCCGCACGTGCTCGAGCCCGTCGAGTGGGTCGAGAGCGCCGCCGGGCGCACGCTGGTCTGGTACTCGCTCGGCAACGGGCTGTCGTCGCAGATCGACGTGCCGCGGGTGTTCAGCGCGATCGGCCGCTTTGACATCGTGCGGGGCGCCGACGGCATCGAGATCCGCGACCCCCGCGCGATCCCGATCTACATGCACTTCGACTGGACCGTGGCCGATCGGCGTGCCGGCAACCTCGCGACCCGCTCGAATCCGCGCCTCTACCTGCTGGAGGACGCTGCCGAACCGCTCACCCGCTCCGCCTGGGAGACGACGCCGGAGGCGCAGCGCGCCGTAATTGCCGACACGCTCGGCCCGGAGGTCACGCTCGTCGACCGCTGACCGCGCAGGTGCACCGAGCACGTGGACCGCGCAGATGCACCGAGCAGCGGCGGGCAAGAGGTCGTACCCTGCGAGCATGGCAAAGGTCGGTGGCGGAGGGTCCAAGCGCGGCGGGTTCCGCGGCGGCGGCGGTGGGTTCCGCCGCAGCACGAGCTCCCGCAGCTTCTTCGGCGGCGGCTCGCGCTCCGGCGGCGGTGGCTCCTTCGGCAGCTCGCGCGGCGGCACCCGCAGCACCGGTTCGCGTCGCTCGAGCGGTTGGAGCTGGTCAGGCACGGGCGCCCGTCACTCCTCGCGCGGCAGCGGCGCCCCGCGAACCGGCGGGGACTGGACGAGCGCACTGTGGGCGATCGTGATCATCGTCGTCGTCTACGCATTGATCGCGCTGGGGGCATGATGCGGCGCCTGCTGACTGCGGCCCTGGCCAGCGCGCTGCTGCTCACCGGCTGCCAGCAGGGCTCGCTCGACCCGTCGCCCTCCGCCACGACCGAGCCCGCCGCATCGGCAACGCCGACGCCCACGCCGGAGCCGGTCACCGTCTCGGTGAGCGCGATGGGCGACATCCTGCCGCACGACTCTGTCACGGCGGATGCGCTCCAGCCCGACGGCTCCTACGACTACGGGCAGTTCTTCGATGCGGCGCGGCCGATCTGGGCCGACAGCGATCTCGTCTACTGCAATCAGGAGGCGCCCAGTGCGGGCGTCGAGCTCGGACTCACCTACTTCCCGGCCTTCAACGCACCGGTCGAGTTCGCCGAGGGCATCGCTGACGCGGGCTGCAACACCATCGGGCTCGGCAACAACCACACCTTCGACCGCGGCCAGGAGGGCATCGATCGCACGCTGGCCGTGTGGGACGAGCTCGATCCGCTGCTCATCCACGGCGCGTTCCGCTCTGAGAACGAGCAGGCGGCAGTGCCGACGACCGAGGTCGCCGGCGAGGGCGGAGCGTCGCTGACGGTCGCGTTCCTGAACTTCATCGACCTCTCCAACAACCCCACGAACGAGTACGCGGTGACGTGGCTGGACGATCCGCTGGTCGAGCAGCAGCTGGGGGAGGCGGCCGAGACCGCCGACGCCACCATCGTCGCCGTGCACTGGGGCGACGAGTACTCCGGCACCGTCAACGCCAGGCAGCGCGAGCAGGCGCAGCGATTGGCCGAGCTGGGCGCTGACGTGATCCTCGGCACCCACCCGCACGTGCTGCAGGAGGCCGAGTGGCTCGAGCGCGCCGACGGCTCGCGCGCGTTCGTCTACTACTCGCTCGGCAACGCGGTGTCGACGCAGATGGCGATCCCGCGGGTGGTGAGCGCGGTCGCGCAGTTCGACCTGGTGGGGGAGCCCGGCGGCGAGGTGGAGGTCGTCGACCCCGCCGCTGTCCCGATCTACATGCACTTCGACCTGACGCCGTCGCAGTTCGTCAATCGTCAGTGGGTGAACCGTCGCAACCTGCAGCTGCACCCGCTCGTCGACGCCGCCGAGCCGATCACGCGGTCGGCCTGGCGCAACGAGCTGACCGTCGAGTCGGGCCTCCAGCTGGTCACGGACGCGCTCGGCCCCGACGTGCGCATCATCAGCGACTCCTTCGCCCCCTGATCCCGTCCGTCAACCGGTCAGGTGGTCTGGCGGCCGGGTTTCCGGCTCGCCGCGCCAGGGAGCCGGTTGACCGACGCGGTCAGGCGCCGAGTGCAGCGTCGACGATCGCCTTCGCCTCCGACTGCACCTGACGCAGGTGGTCGGCGTCGACGAACGACTCCGCGTAGATCTTGTAGACGTCCTCCGTGCCTGAGGGGCGGGCGGCGAACCAGGCTCGCTCGGTGACGACCTTCAGCCCGCCGATCGCGGCGCCGTTGCCCGGAGCCTCGGTGAGCTTCGCGATGATCGGGTCTCCCGCCAGCTCGGTCGCCTCGACCGCGTCGCCCGAGAGCTTGCCGAGCCGTGCCTTCTGCTCGCGCGTCGCCGGCGCATCCACGCGCTCGTACACGGGCGAGCCGAAGCGCTCGGTCAGCTCGGCATAGAGCTGCGATGGCGACTTGCCGGTCACGGCCCGGATCTCCGACGCGAGCAGGCACAGCAGGATCCCGTCCTTGTCGGTCGTCCAGACGGTGCCGTCCCGCTGCAGGAACGAGGCGCCCGCGCTCTCCTCGCCGCCGAAGCCGACCGAGCCGTCGACGAGGCCCGGCACGAACCACTTGAACCCCACCGGCACCTCCCAGAGCCGGCGCCCCAGCGCATCGGCGACCCGGTCGACCATCGACGACGACACGAGCGTCTTGCCGATGGCGGCGTCCGCGCGCCAGTCGGGGCGGTGGGCGTAGAGGTACTCGATCGCCACCGCGAGGAAGTGGTTGGGGTTCATCAGCCCGCCGTCGGGCGTGACGATCCCGTGCCGGTCGGCGTCGGCGTCGTTGCCGGTGAGGATGTCGAACTCATCCTTGCGCGCCAGCACCGAGGCCATCGCGTTGGGGCTCGAGCAGTCCATGCGGATCTTCTCGTCCCAGTCCAGCGTCATGAACGCCCAGGTCGCGTCGACCAGCGGGTTGGTGACCGTCAGGTCGATGCCGTAGTGCTCGGCGATCGCGCCGTAGTACTCCACCGAGGCGCCGCCGAGCGGGTCCGCGCCGATCCTGATGCCCGACGCCTTGATCGCCTCGAAGTCGATCACGCGACCGAGCGCCTGCACGTACTCGTCGCGGAAGTCGTAGAGCTCGATGCGGTTGTCGCTCGACCCCTCGACGGACGCGCGCTTGACGTCGGTCAGACCGCCCGCGATGAGTTCGTTCGCCCGCTTCGCGATCCAGCCGGTGGCGTCGGAATCGGCGGGGCCGCCGTGCGGCGGGTTGTACTTGAAGCCGCCGTCGCGGGGCGGGTTGTGCGAGGGCGTCACGACGATGCCGTCCGCGCTGTCACCTTCGGATGCGTGCTGGTTGTAGTCGAGGATCGCGCGCGAGACGGCCGGCGTCGGCGTGACCGAGCCGCGCGCATCCGCCATCACGCGCACGCCGTTGGCCACCAGCACCTCGAGCGCGGTGCGCTCGGCGGGCAGCGAGAGCGCGTGGGTGTCGCGGCCGATGAAGAGCGGGCCGGTGATGCCCTGCTCGGCGCGGTACTCGACAATCGCCTGCGTGATCGCGAGGATGTGGGCCTCGTTGAACGCCGTATCGAACGCGCTGCCGCGGTGGCCGCTGGTGCCGAACGCCACCGCCTGATCCGGGTTCGTCACGTCGGGGACGAGATCGAAGTAGGCGCGCTCGAGGGCACGCACGTCGATGAGGTCCTGGGGCTGGGCTACCGTGCCTGCTCTGCTCATGACCCCATCCAAGCACCGAGCCCCTGTGACGGCGAGGTCCGGCTCTCGACAGCCCCAGCGGTGAGGAAGTGCCCCATTGCCGCGCTCCCGTGCGCGTGCGACCATGCGACACATGGACGAGCGCAGCAGGGCGCTGGAGGCCGCGCACCGCGGCGCGACGGCATTCCTCGCCACGCTCGAGGATCGACCGGTCTGGCCACGAGCGACGCTCGACGACATGCTCGCGACCTTCGGAGGACCGGTGCCGGAGGAGGGCCTCGATGCCGCGACGGTCGTCGAGCAGCTCGCGGCCGATGCCGGCCCGGGCCTGGTCGGCATCCCCGGCGGCCGCTTCTTCGGCTTCGTGATCGGCGGCACGCTGCCGGCGGCGCTCGCGGCCGACTGGCTGGTCGCGGCATGGGATCAGAACAGCGGCTCCGCGATGCTCACCCCCACCACCGTGGCACTCGAGCGCATCGCAGGGCGGTGGATGCTGGAGCTGCTCGACCTGCCGGAGACCGCGAGCGTCGGCTTCGTCACCGGTGGGCAGCTGTCGAACTTCACCTGTCTGGCCGCCGCGCGGCACGCGGTGCTGGCTCGGGCGGGCTGGGATCTCGCCGATCGCGGCCTGCGCGACTCACCGCCGGTGCGCTTCGTCGTGGGCGCCGACCGGCACGGCACGATCGACCGTGCGGCGCGCTTCCTCGGCATCGGGCGCGCAGAGATCATCGTGGTCGACGCCGATGACCAGGGGCGGATGGACCCGGTGTCGCTCGAGCGCACCCTGGAGCACGGCGAGGGCCCGCTCATCGTCTGCCTGCAGGCCGGCGAAGTGCACACAGGAGCCTTCGACGACCTGAGCGCGCTCATCCCGATAGCCCACCGCAACGGCGGATGGGTGCACGTCGACGGCGCGTTCGGCCTCTGGGCGGCGGCGAGCCCGCGGCTGGCGCACCTGGCCGCCGGCGCCGCGGCCGCCGACTCGTGGGCCACGGATGCGCACAAGACCCTCAACGTGCCCTACGACTGCGGCATGGCCATCGTGCGCAACCCCGCCGACTCGATCGCGGCCTTCCGCACCGGCGGCGACTACCTCGTCTACACCGGCCTCGACCCCTGGGACGTGACGCCGGAGCTCTCCCGCCGCGCCCGAGGCGTGCCGGCGTGGGCGGCGCTGCGCAGCCTCGGCCGCTCCGGCGTCGCCGCACTCATCGATCGGCTGCACGCGAACGCGCGCACGATGGCCGAGGGCCTCGCCGCGATCGACGGTGTGGAAATCGTCAACGACGTGGTCTACACCCAGGTGATGTTCCGGCTCGCGACCGACGAAGCGACGCGAGCGCTGGGGGCCGCCGTGCTCGCTGAGGGCACCGCGGTGGTCACGGGCGCCGAGTGGCGCGGACGTGCGGTGCTGCGGTGCGCGATGTCGTCGTGGGTGACGACGCCGGACGACATCGAGCGGACGCTCGCCGCCATCCGATCGCTCGCCGCGGCCTGACCGGTAGGCAGCAGCGACACGGCCGCGACCCTAGGCTGGGCGCATGAGTCAGCCGCGCGTCGTCACGTTCCTCGGCCCTCGCGGCACCTTCACCGAGGCCGCGCTCGAGCAGGTCGAAGGCCTCGACGGGGCCGAGCGGATGCCGGTCGCCAATGTGGGAGAGGCGCTCGCGGCGGTGGCCGAGGGCCGATCCGACGCGGCGATGATCGCGATCGAGAACTCGATCGAGGGCGGCGTGACCGCGGCCCAGGACGCGCTCGCGGCAACGCCGGGGCTCCGCATCATCTCCGAGCACGTCGTGAGCGTGAACTTCTCGCTGGTCGCGCCCGCGGGCACGCGGCTGGATGACATCCGCGTCATCGCCGCGCACCCGGTCGCCTGGGCGCAGTGCACCGCGTGGCTGCAGCGCGAGCTGCCGGGCCGAGCGCACCTGCCCGCCGCCTCCAACGTCACGGCCGCGGCCGAGCTCGGCGCCGGGCCCGCCCAGGCGGCGCTCTCGACGCCCACCGTCGGCCACTGGGTCGATGGGCTGGAGGTGCTCGCCGACCGCATCGGCGACAACCCCGACGCCGTGACGCGCTTCCTCTTCGTCGGTCGTGCGGCTGCACCGGGGGAGCCGACCGGGGCCGACAAGACCAGCCTCGTCGTCGAGCTGCCGAGCGATGAGCCCGGCGTGCTGCTCGACATGCTCGAGCAGTTCGCGACCCGCGGCGTCAACCTCTCCCTCATCCAGTCGCGCCCGATCGGCGACCGGCTCGGCCGCTATCGCTTCGTCATGGATGCCGACGGTCACATCCGCGACGAGCGCGTGGCGGATGCGCTGCTCGGTCTCAAGCGCTTCTCGCCGCACGTGACGTTCCTCGGCTCCTAC encodes the following:
- a CDS encoding CoA ester lyase, with product MPRTAVSPLIARSWLLVPASKPELFEIAQESDADAIIIDIEDAVAAKDKVQARADTVAWLSSGHRAWVRINDAASEFWSTDLADLKDAPGLEGVMLAKTESASHVDDTADRLPEGMPILALVETARGVLHVERIASAPATFRLAFGTGDFKRDTATGDDPIALAYARSQLVIASRAARLPAPIDGPTLSAEALVEGTRLSKEMGMSGKLCLTHTQAATINAGLAPSEEEVAWAHAFVRAFEESGGKITDGSDLPRLARAQKIQTQARDFGIEADEATLESLNY
- a CDS encoding CsbD family protein → MGLDDKISNAAKEGVGKAKEGLGDATDNESMEAQGHTDQAVANANQAGEHVKDAGNDVKDTFNH
- a CDS encoding MDR family MFS transporter, with the protein product MTQRQITLVLIGLMIAMFLSSISQTVVGTSMRTIADDLQGLELQVWVVTAFLIVSTIVTPIYGKLSDIFGRRPLFLVAIALFLVGSIASSFAQDMVQLAAFRALQGLGAGGLMSLPLTIMADVLNPRERAKYQGYFLAVFGVSSILGPLIGGVLAGTEEILFLEGWRWVFLFNLPIGIAALWMVFRYLHLPAHHERVKIDWWGAALLVMGVVPLLLVAEQGREWGWASTAAIACYLIGAIGIVLFVVVETRMGDTALIPLHLFRNSTFSMATLLGVFTGFAMFAAMMMIPFVLQIVHGMNPTEAGFATLPMILGLMIASIASGQIIGRTGRYRLFPVVGLGVMAVGYGVLVTLQFNSPLWMLLLAQLFIGLGLGQLLQTLTIASQNAVRPKDMGVATSASTFFRQLGGTTGVAVAFSLLYTRLPDALAEAFARPDLRAQLAQAAQEPDVLADPGNARILDVLQQPEQLGSALDNDSSFLNTADPRLAAPFLDGFSNATTGPFWVGLAVVAAAFLLAIFFKAPPLRQKSAMEEALDERARTAQLEADGSGPGSYAPPVTTSPIPVVDAGGRQRSRDAED
- a CDS encoding M15 family metallopeptidase; translated protein: MRKVLTMVLAALLVSGCGQAETPGATVDASESPTASARAAEPASAAPSPTPAATAEPTPEPTARWDVDSAASLQVIVNKLRPMDPADFAPQLVPVSTENEDGAEVVRPELDAALTEMDAAMRAAIGEGTFVTSSYRSYGLQAQYYQNAIDRYGQQAADTTSARPGHSEHQTGLAIDLQSTSRECRLDHCFGETEAGRWIAQHAWEFGFVLRYPPGADAVTGYAWEPWHLRFVGTDVTTAMHEHGTVTLEEFFGLAPAPEYAS
- a CDS encoding CapA family protein, giving the protein MSRDRIPRLRAAAIAAAALVAIAGCTGPAAEPVPSTEPGASAPAEPSVPASSTPAPPEPTPSSDETVVEVSALGDMLPHQTILDGAQTAEGWDFTRYFDDITPVLASSGMVACNLEAPVAGDELGVSAYPAFNAPAAFAADLAASGCTAFSTANNHALDAGMRGLEITADVLDALPVTWHGTARSAAEQLQPAITEVDGIRIAFVSATALTNVAGPATSLTMLSDRAVVEQLMATATAEADVVIVAAHWGVEYAPTVHASQRSTAEWLSSLGADVILGAHPHVLEPVEWVESAAGRTLVWYSLGNGLSSQIDVPRVFSAIGRFDIVRGADGIEIRDPRAIPIYMHFDWTVADRRAGNLATRSNPRLYLLEDAAEPLTRSAWETTPEAQRAVIADTLGPEVTLVDR
- a CDS encoding CapA family protein: MMRRLLTAALASALLLTGCQQGSLDPSPSATTEPAASATPTPTPEPVTVSVSAMGDILPHDSVTADALQPDGSYDYGQFFDAARPIWADSDLVYCNQEAPSAGVELGLTYFPAFNAPVEFAEGIADAGCNTIGLGNNHTFDRGQEGIDRTLAVWDELDPLLIHGAFRSENEQAAVPTTEVAGEGGASLTVAFLNFIDLSNNPTNEYAVTWLDDPLVEQQLGEAAETADATIVAVHWGDEYSGTVNARQREQAQRLAELGADVILGTHPHVLQEAEWLERADGSRAFVYYSLGNAVSTQMAIPRVVSAVAQFDLVGEPGGEVEVVDPAAVPIYMHFDLTPSQFVNRQWVNRRNLQLHPLVDAAEPITRSAWRNELTVESGLQLVTDALGPDVRIISDSFAP
- the pgm gene encoding phosphoglucomutase (alpha-D-glucose-1,6-bisphosphate-dependent) translates to MSRAGTVAQPQDLIDVRALERAYFDLVPDVTNPDQAVAFGTSGHRGSAFDTAFNEAHILAITQAIVEYRAEQGITGPLFIGRDTHALSLPAERTALEVLVANGVRVMADARGSVTPTPAVSRAILDYNQHASEGDSADGIVVTPSHNPPRDGGFKYNPPHGGPADSDATGWIAKRANELIAGGLTDVKRASVEGSSDNRIELYDFRDEYVQALGRVIDFEAIKASGIRIGADPLGGASVEYYGAIAEHYGIDLTVTNPLVDATWAFMTLDWDEKIRMDCSSPNAMASVLARKDEFDILTGNDADADRHGIVTPDGGLMNPNHFLAVAIEYLYAHRPDWRADAAIGKTLVSSSMVDRVADALGRRLWEVPVGFKWFVPGLVDGSVGFGGEESAGASFLQRDGTVWTTDKDGILLCLLASEIRAVTGKSPSQLYAELTERFGSPVYERVDAPATREQKARLGKLSGDAVEATELAGDPIIAKLTEAPGNGAAIGGLKVVTERAWFAARPSGTEDVYKIYAESFVDADHLRQVQSEAKAIVDAALGA
- a CDS encoding aminotransferase class V-fold PLP-dependent enzyme; amino-acid sequence: MDERSRALEAAHRGATAFLATLEDRPVWPRATLDDMLATFGGPVPEEGLDAATVVEQLAADAGPGLVGIPGGRFFGFVIGGTLPAALAADWLVAAWDQNSGSAMLTPTTVALERIAGRWMLELLDLPETASVGFVTGGQLSNFTCLAAARHAVLARAGWDLADRGLRDSPPVRFVVGADRHGTIDRAARFLGIGRAEIIVVDADDQGRMDPVSLERTLEHGEGPLIVCLQAGEVHTGAFDDLSALIPIAHRNGGWVHVDGAFGLWAAASPRLAHLAAGAAAADSWATDAHKTLNVPYDCGMAIVRNPADSIAAFRTGGDYLVYTGLDPWDVTPELSRRARGVPAWAALRSLGRSGVAALIDRLHANARTMAEGLAAIDGVEIVNDVVYTQVMFRLATDEATRALGAAVLAEGTAVVTGAEWRGRAVLRCAMSSWVTTPDDIERTLAAIRSLAAA
- the pheA gene encoding prephenate dehydratase; this translates as MSQPRVVTFLGPRGTFTEAALEQVEGLDGAERMPVANVGEALAAVAEGRSDAAMIAIENSIEGGVTAAQDALAATPGLRIISEHVVSVNFSLVAPAGTRLDDIRVIAAHPVAWAQCTAWLQRELPGRAHLPAASNVTAAAELGAGPAQAALSTPTVGHWVDGLEVLADRIGDNPDAVTRFLFVGRAAAPGEPTGADKTSLVVELPSDEPGVLLDMLEQFATRGVNLSLIQSRPIGDRLGRYRFVMDADGHIRDERVADALLGLKRFSPHVTFLGSYARADGHRADVERRFTDRSFEDARDWLRGLLAGEPEA